The following proteins come from a genomic window of Doryrhamphus excisus isolate RoL2022-K1 chromosome 12, RoL_Dexc_1.0, whole genome shotgun sequence:
- the vps26a gene encoding vacuolar protein sorting-associated protein 26A, which yields MSFLGGLFGPVCEIDVLLNDAESRKTAEVKTEDGKLEKHYLFYDGESVSGKVNLNVKQGGKRLEHQGIRIEFVGQIELFSDKSNTHEFVDLVKELALPGELTQNRSYDFEFMQVEKPYESYTGANVRLRYFLRVTIVRRLSDLVKEYELIVHQLATYPDINNSIKMEVGIEDCLHIEFEYNKSKYHLKDVIVGKIYFLLVRIKIQHMELQLIKKEITGIGPSTTTETETVAKYEIMDGAPVKGESIPIRLFLAGYDLTPTMRDVNKKFSVRYFLNLVLVDEEDRRYFKQQEVVLWRKAPEKLRKRNFHQRYESPDPRTQPSAEQPEM from the exons ATG AGTTTCCTGGGAGGTTTGTTCGGGCCTGTGTGTGAAATAGATGTCCTGCTCAACGATGCCGAAAGCCGTAAGACGGCTGAAGTGAAGACAGAAGATGGCAAATTGGAGAAACATTATCTGTTTTACGATGGAGAATCTGTGTCCGGAAAG GTGAATCTAAATGTGAAGCAGGGAGGAAAACGACTAGAGCACCAGGGCATCCGCATAGAGTTTGTTGGACAGATTG AGCTCTTCTCCGACAAAAGCAACACCCACGAGTTTGTGGATTTGGTGAAAGAGTTGGCGCTGCCTGGAGAGCTCACCCAGAACAGGAGCTACGACTTTGAGTTCATGCAGGTGGAGAAGCCCTATGAGTCCTATACTGGAGCTAACGTCAGGCTAAG ATATTTTCTCAGGGTGACAATAGTGCGTCGACTGTCAGACCTGGTGAAGGAGTACGAGCTGATTGTCCACCAGTTAGCCACCTACCCAGACATCAACAACTCCATCAAGATGGAAGTTGGCATAGAAGATTGTCTTCACATCGAGTTTGAATACAATAAATCCAA GTACCACCTGAAGGATGTCATTGTTGGAAAGATTTACTTCCTGCTGGTCAGGATTAAGATCCAACACATGGAGCTGCAGCTCATTAAGAAGGAGATAACAGGCATAG GTCCCAGTACAACCACCGAGACAGAAACTGTTGCTAAGTACGAGATCATGGATGGAGCCCCGGTTAAAGGGGAATCAATTCCCATCAGACTGTTTCTGGCAG GGTACGACTTGACACCCACCATGAGAGATGTCAACAAGAAATTCTCTGTACGCTACTTCTTGAATCTGGTGCTTGTGGATGAAGAAGACAGGCGATACTTTAAACAGCAG GAGGTCGTTTTGTGGAGGAAAGCCCCAGAGAAGTTGAGAAAACGAAACTTCCACCAGCGTTATGAGTCTCCTGATCCCCGAACTCAGCCTAGTGCGGAGCAGCCAGAGATGTGA
- the supv3l1 gene encoding ATP-dependent RNA helicase SUPV3L1, mitochondrial: MMSVNRCLYLFSRLRRHVTTRTAHITGSRCHVSAGNGLLLKVHPSGSVVSSRSSSSSPKPPDTSLFIPITLKSDSSADGTVGAELTQPLDKSELLKIVNRFYKKKEIQKLAADNGLDARLFHQAFINFRKYILEVTSLPADLHIILSDIICGAGHIDDIYPYFMRHAKQIFPMLDCMDDLRKISDLRVPANWYPEARAIQRKVIFHAGPTNSGKTYHAIQRYLAAKSGVYCGPLKLLAHEIFEKSNDSGVPCDLVTGEERTFVDEDGRASAHVACTIEMCSVTTPYEVAVIDEIQMIRDHARGWAWTRALLGLCAEEIHVCGEPAAIDFIRELMYTTGEEVEVHTYQRLTPFSILDHAVESLDNLKPGDCIVCFSKNDIYSISRQIEARGLECAVIYGSLPPGTKLSQAKKFNDPDDACKILVATDAIGMGLNLSIKRIIFNSLVKPNINEKGEKHMETISTSQALQIAGRAGRFSSKFKEGEVTTMHRDDLPVLKEILSHAVDPIETAGLHPTAEQIEMFAYHLPEATLSNLIDIFVSLSQVDGLYFVCNIDDFKFLADMIQHIPLNLRSRYVFCTAPINKKQPFVCTSFLKFARQFSRDEPLTFDWVCRHVNWPVAPPKNIKDLVHLEAVHDVLDLYLWLSYRFMDMFPDTALVREIQRELDNIIQEGVRNITRLIRATDPAITGPLQGTVPGRHDPSRNYMSRGRRTPSSQRSPGQTMDSSLTNRLVRDGLLTSEMLQQLQREWSKGQTKERSNQSAVDVKYNKDNRRTKRK; the protein is encoded by the exons ATGATGTCAGTCAACCggtgtttgtatttgttttctcGGCTACGGCGCCATGTTACCACTCGGACTGCTCATATCACCGGTAGTCGCTGTCATGTGTCTGCTGGCAATGGCTTGTTGCTTAAAGTACACCCGAGTGGTTCTGTTGTTAGCAGCAGAAGCTCGTCCTCATCTCCAAAACCCCCGGACACGTCTCTTTTTATCCCGATCACTTTGAAGAGCGACTCGTCTGCAGATGGGACTGTTGGAGCCGAGCTGACGCAGCCTCTGGACAAAA GTGAGCTTTTGAAAATTGTAAACCGCTTCTACAAGAAGAAAGAAATTCAGAAGCTGGCTGCAGATAACGGCCTGGACG CGCGACTCTTCCACCAGGCCTTTATCAATTTTAGAAAATACATCCTGGAGGTGACATCACTCCCTGCTGACCTGCACATCATCCTCAGTGACATCATCTGTGGAGCAg GTCACATAGATGACATCTACCCATACTTCATGCGTCATGCCAAGCAAATCTTTCCAATGCTGGATTGTATGGATGACCTGAGGAAGATCTCTGACCTCAGAGTCCCTGCTAACTG GTACCCAGAGGCTCGTGCTATCCAGAGGAAGGTGATCTTCCATGCCGGTCCCACTAACAGTGGCAAAACATACCACGCCATCCAACGCTACCTTGCTGCAAAGTCCGGCGTCTACTGTGGTCCTCTGAAACTGCTCGCCCATGAAATCTTTGAGAAGAGCAATGACTCT GGTGTGCCATGTGACCTGGTGACTGGCGAAGAGAGGACGTTTGTGGATGAAGATGGTCGAGCATCTGCTCACGTGGCCTGCACCATTGAGATGTGCAGCGTCACTACACCAT atGAAGTGGCTGTGATCGATGAAATTCAAATGATCAGAGATCATGCACGAGGCTGGGCCTGGACCAGAGCACTGCTAG gcctcTGTGCAGAGGAGATTCATGTTTGTGGGGAACCTGCAGCCATTGACTTCATCAGGGAGCTTATGTACACCACTGGAGAGGAAGTGGAG GTCCACACTTACCAGCGTCTTACACCATTTTCCATCCTGGACCACGCTGTGGAATCGTTAGACAACCTGAAACCAGGGGATTGCATCGTGTGCTTCAGTAAAAACGACATCTACTCCATAAGCCGGCAGATTGAAGCCAGAGGATTGGAATGTGCTGTTATTTATGGCAGTTTACCTCCAG GCACCAAATTGTCCCAGGCTAAGAAGTTCAATGACCCTGATGATGCATGCAAGATCCTGGTAGCAACAGATGCTATTGGAATGGGTCTGAATTT GAGCATAAAACGCATCATCTTCAACAGTCTTGTGAAGCCAAACATCAACGAGAAAGGGGAGAAGCATATGGAGACCATCAGCACGTCACAGGCTCTGCAGATTGCTGGTCGTGCTGGGAG GTTCTCCTCCAAATTTAAAGAGGGAGAAGTTACCACCATGCACAGAGATGATCTTCCTGTCTTGAAGGAGATACTCAGTCACGCGGTTGATCCCATTGAG ACTGCAGGTCTTCATCCTACAGCAGAGCAGATTGAGATGTTTGCCTACCATTTACCCGAGGCTACTCTGTCCAACCTCATT GACATTTTTGTCAGCCTCTCCCAAGTAGACGGTCTCTATTTTGTCTGCAACATCGACGATTTTAAGTTCCTGGCGGACATGATTCAACACATCCCGCTCAACCTGAGGTCACGCTACGTTTTCTGCACGGCTCCCATCAACAAGAAGCAACCTTTTGTGTGCACATCCTTCTTAAAG TTTGCTCGTCAGTTCAGCCGAGATGAGCCTTTAACCTTTGATTGGGTCTGTCGACATGTCAACTGGCCCGTGGCCCCACCGAAAAACATCAAAGATCTAGTTCACTTGGAGGCCGTTCACGATGTGTTGGATCTTTACCTCTGGTTAAG TTACCGTTTCATGGACATGTTTCCTGACACCGCTTTAGTTCGAGAAATTCAGCGGGAACTCGACAACATCATCCAAGAAGGAGTACGAAATATCACTCGACTCATCAGAGCCACCGACCCGGCCATCACCGGCCCACTCCAAGGAACAGTACCTGGACGTCACGACCCCAGCAGGAATTATATGTCGCGAGGCAGAAGAACTCCAAGCTCACAAAGAAGCCCTGGACAGACAATGGACAGCTCACTGACTAACCGCTTGGTGCGAGATGGACTGCTGACATCTGAGATGCTGCAGCAGTTGCAGAGGGAGTGGTCCAAAGGACAAACAAAGGAGCGATCCAATCAGAGCGCAGTTGATGTCAAATATAACAAAGACAATCGGAGGACAAAGAGGAAATGA